AAACAATACCCCGGCGCCGGAGTTCCGACAAGCGCACGGCATCAGCGCCAAGCCAGTCCGTCAGCACTTGGGCGTTGTGCTCTCCCAGCAGCGGCGGCGGGAGGTCTTGGCGCACCGGCGTCACGCTGAGCTTCATCGGGCTGGCCACCAGCTCCACCGCATCGGCCAATGGGTGGGACCAGGTGTGCACCATTTGACGGTGCTGCACGTGAGGGTCAGCGAACACCTCCGCCAGGTTGTTGATGGCGCCACATGGCACTTTGGCCGCTTCCAGCGCCGCCAGCCAGTCCGCCTTTCCGCGGGATTTCATGATGACCTCGAGCACGGGAACCAGTGTGTCCCGGTGACGGACCCGGTTCTGGTTGCGGGAAAACCGTTCGTCGGTGGCCAGCTCAGGGCGACCCGCCACACCGCAAAACTTGGCGAACTGCCCGTCGTTGCCCACGGCCAGGATGAGGTGTTGCGGCTGCCCATTGGCATCGGGGGCGACCTCAAACACCTGGTACGGCACGATGTTGGCGTGGGCGTTGCCTGCTCGGCCGGGCACCTTCCCATCGGCCTTGCCGCGCACCAGGTAGTTGGCGCCCAGGTTGGCGAGCATGGCCACCTGGGTGTCCAGCAGCGCCATGTCAATGTGTTGCCCTTCACCGGTGCGCTCGGCGTGGCGCAAGGCGGCCTGGATGGCCACGGTGGCGTACAGGCCGGTGAACAGGTCGGCCACAGCCACTCCGACTTTTTGCGGGCCGCCGCCTGGCAGGTCGTCGCGCTCGCCGGTGATGCTCATCAGGCCACCCATGCCTTGTATGGCGTAGTCGTAGCCGGCGCGTTCCTTGTAGGGGCCGGTCTGGCCAAAACCGGTAATGGAGCAATAGACGAGGCGGGGGTTGATGGCCTTCAGGCTCTCGAAGTCGAGGCCGTACCGTGCCATGTCGCCCACCTTGTAGTTCTCCACGAAGACATGGGCGTGTCCCACCAGCTCGCGAATCAAGGCCTGGCCTTCTGGATGAGCGATGTCGCAGGTAACGGAGCGCTTGTTGCGGTTCGCGCCCAGGTAATACGCCGCCTCGGCGGTATCTTGCCCATCACGACCGCATAAAAACGGAGGACCCCATCCGCGCGTGTCATCGCCGCCAGGGTGGGTGCCGCTGGAGGGGCGCTCAACCTTGACCACGTCTGCGCCCAAATCGGCGAGGGTTTGCGTGCACCAGGGGCCTGCGAGCACGCGCGACAAATCGAGTATCCGGATACCATCCAAAGCGTTCATCCCGCCATTGTCGGCGACCCTGACCCGGCTGGTGAGTCAGCCCTGCTTTCTTTGGAGTATTTGTGGCGGTTTCGATTCGTGGTCCGGTTCTCACAGCGGCGCTGGCCTCTTGCCTTTTGGGCGCCTGCAGCCCCACTTTCAACTGGCGCGAGCTGCGCGCCGATGGCGCGCCGCTGGTGGCGCTCATGCCTTGCAAGCCCGAGACCGCCACCCGCCCGGTGCCCATGCTGGGGGAACCGACCGAGTTGCACATGCACAGCTGCGAGGCGGGTGGTCTGACCTTTGCAGTGGCCTGGGCGAAGCTGGACGACGCCACCAAGGCCGCCGAAGCGCTGGAACAATGGCAGGCGGCATCGTTGGCCTCCATCCGTGTGGTGCCTGGTGCGTCAACCGGATGGGTGATGGCATTGCCGGGGGCTACCCGGGTTCAGGGCGTCAAGGCGCAGGGCAGCGATCACCTGGGTCAGCCATTGCAAACCCAGGCTGTCTACTTCGCGCAAGGCGGCTGGGTATACCAGGCGGCGGTCTATGGCCCGAAGCTTCCCGAGCAAGCCACCACCGCGTTTTTTGATGGTTTGAACCTGCCGTGAGTTCGGTGGACGGACTATTGCGAGATGGTGAAAGTGGCCGCATGGCCGCTACCGAGCAACTCGGGCCGCGTGCCGCTGTGACGGTGTTTCTGACCTTCGCCTTTGCCTACTTTTTCTCCACACTGGTGCGGGCCATCACCGCCACGCTGTCGCCGACGCTGAGTGCCGAGCTGTCGCTGAGTGCGAGCGAACTGGGGCTGTTGGCCGGGGGCTACTTTTTCGGATTTGCGCTGACCCAGTTGCCCCTGGGCAGATGGCTTGACAGGTATGGGCCGCGCCGCATCAGTGTGGCATTTTTGAGTGTGGCGGTGCTGGGCTGTGTGGCGTTTGCATTGGCGACCAGCTTCACGGGCCTGCTTGCGGCGCGGGTGCTCACCGGCATGGGGGTGAGCGCCTGCCTGATGGCTCCGCTTACCGGTTACCGCCGTTGGCTCACGCCGGCGGCCCTCTTGCGGGCCAATTCATGGATGTTGATGACGGGCTCGCTGGGCATGGTGGCGGCAACCCTGCCGGTTCAGTGGCTGATGCCCCTGCTGGGGTGGCGCGGCCTGTTTTGGGTGTTGGCCGCCTTGCTGGTGGTGTGTATGGGATTGCTCGCCTGGCGGGTGCCTGCTTGGCGGCACCCCGACCCGGCCGCGGCAGGCGCAGCATTCCCAGTGGGCTACCGCCAGATTCTGGTCCATCCCTATTTTCGACAAATGGTGCCCATCGCCTTTATCAACTATGGCGGCCTGGCAGCGGTGCAAACGCTGTGGGCGGGGCCCTGGATGGTGCGGGTCACGGGCCTTTCGGCGCAGGCGTCAGCGCAAGGGCTGTTTGCCATCAACCTGTGCATGCTGTGTGCGTTCTGGACCTGGGGGCTGATCAACCCCGGCTTGGTTCGGCGGGGCCTGGCGCCCGAGCGCTTGATCGCCTGGGGTTTGCCGATCAGCATGCTCGTGCTTGCGGGCATTGTGTGGATGGGGCCTGCGGCCGGGTGGACCATGTGGGCGCTGTTTTGTGTCAGCGGCACCTTTGTTTCCCTGTGTCAGCCCGCGGTGGCGCAGGCCCTGCCTGCGCAAGCGGCAGGCAGGGCGTTGTCGGCCTTCAATCTGGTGATTTTTGCCGGCATTTTTACCGTGCAGTGGGGCCTCGGTCTGGCCGTGGACGCACTGGGCGCACTGGGTTGGGACACTGTGGCGAGCTTTAGGGGAGCATTTGCGGTGTTTGGGCTGTGCTGTTTGTTGGCTTATGGTGTCTTTCTCCGGGGCTACGTCAGCCAATTGCAGCGCCGGCGGGGCTAAACTCTGCCAGATATGAACAGCATATTTCTCATCGCGCACGCGCCCTTGGCAACCGCCCTGCGGCAATGTGTACTGCATGTGTTCCCCGACAGCGCAGACGATGTGGTGGCTTTGGATGTGCAACCCAATATGCCGCCCGATGAAACGCTGGCGCAGGCCCGCGCGATGATGGCGCAAGGCAAGGGTCCGAACACCTTGGTGTTGACCGACGTCTTTGGCGCGACGCCCTGCAATGTGGCGCAAAAACTGGTCGACGGGGTGCGTTCGAAACTGATCACAGGGGTCAATCTGCCCATGCTGTTGCGCACCGTGTCGTATCGCCATGAATCCCTGGATGCACTGGTTTCACGAGCCATGATCGGTGGCACACAGGGTGTGATGCACGTGGCGGTAACCGCTCCTCAAAATCAAGCCAATCGCAGTGTCAATGATCAAAAACAACATCACCATCAGCAATAGGCTGGGCCTGCATGCCCGTGCCTCGGCCAAGCTCACCAAGATCGCAGGAAGTCACCAGTGTGAGGTCTGGATGACGCGGGGCGACCGCCGCATCAACGCGAAAAGCATCATGGGTGTGATGATGCTTGCCGCTGGAGTGGGCAGCGAAGTCGAAATTGAAACCGATGGCGTCGACGAACAGGCCTGCATGGACGGTTTGCTGGCACTGATCAATGACAAATTCGGGGAAGGGGAATGAACATCGCCCCGCACGCCGCTGTTGCGATCGCATCCCTTGCGCCACCGACACGCTTCGTTGGACAGCCTACTGGTTTGAATAAACGATGACACTGAGCGTCCACGGTCTGACCGTCTCCCGGGGGATTGCCATTGGCCGGGCGGTCATCGTTGCGTCGAGTCGTGTCGATGTGGCGCATTATTTCGTCAAGCCAGAGCAACTGGAGTCGGAAGTTCTGCGTCTGCGCGAAGCGCGCAATGCGGTGGTTGCCGAAATCAGCAAGGTGCAGCTGAGCTTGAGCGAGCTGGCCAATAACGATGCCCATCCCGAGCTCAGCGCATTGCTCGATGTGCACCTGATGCTGTTGCAGGACGAGCAGCTCACCAGCGGCGTCAAGCACTGGATCGTTGACCGTCACTACAACGCCGAATGGGCGCTGACCACGCAACTGGAAATCATTGCCCGCCAGTTCGACGAGATGGAAGACCCCTACCTGCGCGAGCGCAAGGCCGATCTCGAACAGGTTGTCGAACGCATGCTGCGGTTTATGCGTGGTGTGTCCTCACCGGTGACCAAGCCTCCCCTCGCGCTGTCGGGCGGCGAAGGGGACGACGCGCTGACGGCCGAGACCGAAGATGTACCGCTGGTTCTGATTGCCCACGACCTGTCGCCGGCCGACATGCTGCAGTTCAAACAAAGCGTGTTCGCGGGATTTGTCACCGATGTGGGTGGCAAAACCAGCCATACCGCCATCGTTGCCCGCAGCATGGACATTCCGGCTGTGGTGGGCGCGCGCTCTGCCAGTCAGGTGATTCGACAGGACGACTGGGTCATCATCGACGGCGATGCCGGTGTGGTGGTGATCGATCCGTCGGCCATCGTCTTGGCCGAATACGAACAGAAGCGGCGCCAGGGTGAGGTGGAGCGTGAGCGTCTTTCAAGACTCAAGAGCACCCCCGCGATCACGCTTGACGGTCAGCGCATCGAGCTGATGGCCAACATCGAGCAGCCCGGTGATGCGGTGGCCGCGCTGAAAGCCGGCGCGGTTGGAGTGGGCCTGTTCCGAACCGAATTCCTGTTCATGGGGCGCAATGGCAAGCTGCCCGACGAAGATGAGCAATACGCAGCCTACCTGGCTGCGGCAGAGGGTATGCACGGCCTGCCGGTCACGATCCGGACCGTGGATGTGGGCGCCGACAAACCACTCGATCGCGCTGCTGGCGGGCGTTCGGGCGAAGACCACCTCAATCCGGCACTGGGCTTGCGCGCCATTCGCTGGAGTCTGTCTGAGCCCACCATGTTCCTGATGCAGTTGCGTGCCATCTTGCGTGCCGCTGCCCATGGCGCCATCAATTTGCTGGTCCCGATGCTTGCGCACGCCAGTGAAATCCGCCAGACCCTGGCGCTGGTCGATCGCGCCCGTGCCCAGCTCGATGAGCGGGGCCAGGTATACGGTGCCGTTCGTCTGGGGGCCATGATCGAAATCCCAGCCGCAGCCCTGAGCATCCCGCTCTTTTTGCGGCACTTCGATTTCCTCTCCATCGGTACCAATGACCTGATTCAGTACACCCTGGCCGTCGACCGGGCCGATGAAACCGTGGCGCATTTGTATGACCCGCTGCACCCCGCGGTTTTGCACTTGTTGTCCAACACCATTTCGCTCTGCCGCAACCAGGGCAAAAGCGTGAGCGTGTGTGGCGAAATGGCGGGTGATGTGACCATGACGCGGCTGTTGCTGGGCTTGGGCTTGCGCACTTTTTCCATGCATCCGTCCCAGATACTTGCGGTCAAACAGCAAATTGTGCGCAGCGACACAGCCAAACTGGCGGTGTGGGCTCAAAGCGTTTTGGCCGCCGATGATCCGGCTGCCCTGATGGCTGACTGAGCCTCCTGACCATGCTGCTGCGCATCCATCACGCTGCGATCATCTGCTCGGACTACCAACGATCCAAGCGGTTCTATACCGAGGTGCTCGGCCTGAAAACCGTTGCCGAACATTTCCGTGAAGCGCGCAATTCCTGGAAGCTCGATCTGGGGTTGCCCGATGGCTCGCAGGTTGAGCTCTTCTCGTTTTCCGGCGCGCCACCCCGACCGTCCTACCCGGAGGCCCAAGGCCTGCGCCACCTGGCCTTTGCCGTGGCGGATGTGGCCGATTTCCAGCAGAGGCTCGAATCGATGGGCGTGACCACCGAAGGCATTCGCGTGGACGAATTCACCGGCCAGCGCTTTGTCTTTTTCGCTGACCCGGATGGTTTGCCGCTGGAACTGTACGAAGCCGCAGCCTGACCTGCGGTCAGCCATCGACTTCAAATTCGCGCATCAGCGCTTCGCCCCATTCCCACGGCCCGGTCAGCGTCAGCGTGACCGTGGTCCACTCGCCATCGCGGCTTGTTTGTTCGTCCGCATCCCAGGCGCCGCCTTCGTCCAGGGGGCCTCTGGGGCCAGGTTCGTTAGACATTGCGGCGGACAAAACCGCCTGAGCCTCGGCCTTTGCATCGGGCCAATCGGCGTCGCGCACGCTGGCCATGGCCTCCCAGGTGCCGGTGCCCTCGCCATCGTCGCTGGCGTCAAAAATCAGGTAGTTCAGTTGCATGCGCCGATTGTCGTGCCAAGGGTCAGACCAATCCCATCCCTGCCCAGCCGGCCGCCAGCAACAAGGCCAGCCATGCAGGGTGCTTGCCGCGCGTGGCCCAGGCGACGAGCAAGGCTGCCGCGGCCAGTGTGAGCGTACAGATGGCGACAAGATCGTGGCGCAGGCTGGGCGGCACGTCGGGCTGCGCAGCACGGATCAGCAGCGCCGAGATGCACCAGTTGAAGCCGGTAACCAGGTGCCACGAACCCCAAAGAATGCGCACCTGGAACTCGCGCAGCAGCGGCGCGCCATGGGTGGGCACCAGGCCGCCCTGGCGCATGTGCCGGAAAATGCGGGTCTCGCCCATGACCGAGTGCACGGCCCCGATCAAAAAAGCCAGCAACCCGGCGGCCAGCAACCAGGCGTTCATGGCGCAGCCCCTTGGCCGGCGCGGGCGTTTGGCACCCGGTGCAGCCACAGCTGTATGGACTGCTTGGGCCGAAGCGTCACGTGCATTTCTGGCTCGGCACGCGGTGCGTTGTCTGGCAAGTGGAGTTCAAAGCGCTGCAGCAGCATGGCCGAGAGCAGCGTCATCTCGAGCATCGCAAAGTGTTGACCCAGACACACGCGGGGCCCCGCGCCGAAGGGCATGAAGGCACCTCGCGGGATGGGCGAGGCGCCTTCCAGGAAGCGTTCGGGCAGGAAGGCTTCGGCGTTTGCAAAATTGCGTTCATCGCGGTGCAGCACATAGGGCGCAATGCGCAACATGGCGCCTTTGGGAGTGTGCCATCCGCCGAGCTCAATCGGTGCGGTGGTGCGGCGCGCCATGATGGCCGCCACGGGTGGGTACAGGCGCATGGCTTCTTTGAGCGTGGCGGTGAGCCATGGCAGTTGGGGCAGATGCTCGGGGCCGGGTGTGCCTGCGCCCACCACCGATGCCACTTCTTCCCGCGCGCGTTTTGCCGCCTCGGGGTGCTCGGCCATCAGGCGGCTCCACCAGAGCAGGGCCGTGGCCGAGGTTTCGTGCCCGGCCTGGAAGCTCACCATGCATTGGTCAAACACCTCTTGGGGCGACAAGATTTCACCCGTTTCTTCATCGCGCAGGGCCAGCAGGCGACCGAGCAGATCGGCGTGGTCGCCGCCTTCAACGTGGGAGGAGCGTCGAGCATCGATGTGGCCTCGAATCAGGCTGCGCAGGGTGTGCAATGCCTGGCGCTTGGCCGCCTTGCCAGGCAGGGGCAGCCAGTCGGGCAGCGTGAAGAGATGGAACATCTCTCGGTAACCAGTGGTTGAGAGCACTTGGGTGGCCTTCGCGGCCGCGAGGGATTCTGGCTCGGCCGTCTGGCTGAACAGTGTGCGCAGGATCACGTCCATGGCCGCGCCGCTCCACAGCGTGTCCATGTTCACCAAGGCGCGCTCCTGACCTTTGGGCGATACCGCATCAAAGGCTTCTTTGGCCGCCGTGGTCATCAACTGCGCATAGCCGTTCACGCGTTGGGGTGTGAAGGCTGTCATCAGCATGCGGCGCTGGCGTTGCCAGGTGGCGCCTTCAGTCACCAGCACACTTTGGCCAAAGACCTCGGAGAACACCTCAATGCCGCGTTCCCACCGAAGGAGGTGGTCGGCATGGGTGACCAGCGCTTCGCGCACCAAGTCGGGCGACATCAGATCCCAGACATTTTCTGACAGCAGCTTCATGTGGCTGATGTCGCCATGGTCACGGCGAAGGCGGGTGCAAAAACCGAGGTAGTCGGTCTTCATTTCTTTGAGCAAAGGCAGCCCCCACCAGCGACTTGCCGGGCCGGACGGCCGGCCTGCACGGGCAGGGCTGTTCGGAGGATGCATGGTGCTGGTGTGCAAGTTCATGGCGCCATGCTCGGGCCTTGTCGGGCGTTTGTATTGAACGATGTCGACACGGCGGGGTTATTCGGGAGCCTTGGTTCTTTTCTCCTACACTGCGCCCATGGCCACCTTGGCTCAACGCCCCTGCCCCATCCACCCCGAGCTGTTGCCCAGCGGCGCAATGTGGCAGCCGCGTGCATCGCTGGCCAATTGTCTGCGCGGGGTTTTGGTTCGCAGCACTTTGGGTGCAGATCT
This region of Hydrogenophaga crassostreae genomic DNA includes:
- the gloA2 gene encoding SMU1112c/YaeR family gloxylase I-like metalloprotein gives rise to the protein MLLRIHHAAIICSDYQRSKRFYTEVLGLKTVAEHFREARNSWKLDLGLPDGSQVELFSFSGAPPRPSYPEAQGLRHLAFAVADVADFQQRLESMGVTTEGIRVDEFTGQRFVFFADPDGLPLELYEAAA
- a CDS encoding cytochrome P450 is translated as MNLHTSTMHPPNSPARAGRPSGPASRWWGLPLLKEMKTDYLGFCTRLRRDHGDISHMKLLSENVWDLMSPDLVREALVTHADHLLRWERGIEVFSEVFGQSVLVTEGATWQRQRRMLMTAFTPQRVNGYAQLMTTAAKEAFDAVSPKGQERALVNMDTLWSGAAMDVILRTLFSQTAEPESLAAAKATQVLSTTGYREMFHLFTLPDWLPLPGKAAKRQALHTLRSLIRGHIDARRSSHVEGGDHADLLGRLLALRDEETGEILSPQEVFDQCMVSFQAGHETSATALLWWSRLMAEHPEAAKRAREEVASVVGAGTPGPEHLPQLPWLTATLKEAMRLYPPVAAIMARRTTAPIELGGWHTPKGAMLRIAPYVLHRDERNFANAEAFLPERFLEGASPIPRGAFMPFGAGPRVCLGQHFAMLEMTLLSAMLLQRFELHLPDNAPRAEPEMHVTLRPKQSIQLWLHRVPNARAGQGAAP
- the ptsP gene encoding phosphoenolpyruvate--protein phosphotransferase, with the protein product MTLSVHGLTVSRGIAIGRAVIVASSRVDVAHYFVKPEQLESEVLRLREARNAVVAEISKVQLSLSELANNDAHPELSALLDVHLMLLQDEQLTSGVKHWIVDRHYNAEWALTTQLEIIARQFDEMEDPYLRERKADLEQVVERMLRFMRGVSSPVTKPPLALSGGEGDDALTAETEDVPLVLIAHDLSPADMLQFKQSVFAGFVTDVGGKTSHTAIVARSMDIPAVVGARSASQVIRQDDWVIIDGDAGVVVIDPSAIVLAEYEQKRRQGEVERERLSRLKSTPAITLDGQRIELMANIEQPGDAVAALKAGAVGVGLFRTEFLFMGRNGKLPDEDEQYAAYLAAAEGMHGLPVTIRTVDVGADKPLDRAAGGRSGEDHLNPALGLRAIRWSLSEPTMFLMQLRAILRAAAHGAINLLVPMLAHASEIRQTLALVDRARAQLDERGQVYGAVRLGAMIEIPAAALSIPLFLRHFDFLSIGTNDLIQYTLAVDRADETVAHLYDPLHPAVLHLLSNTISLCRNQGKSVSVCGEMAGDVTMTRLLLGLGLRTFSMHPSQILAVKQQIVRSDTAKLAVWAQSVLAADDPAALMAD
- a CDS encoding PTS sugar transporter subunit IIA codes for the protein MNSIFLIAHAPLATALRQCVLHVFPDSADDVVALDVQPNMPPDETLAQARAMMAQGKGPNTLVLTDVFGATPCNVAQKLVDGVRSKLITGVNLPMLLRTVSYRHESLDALVSRAMIGGTQGVMHVAVTAPQNQANRSVNDQKQHHHQQ
- a CDS encoding CaiB/BaiF CoA transferase family protein gives rise to the protein MNALDGIRILDLSRVLAGPWCTQTLADLGADVVKVERPSSGTHPGGDDTRGWGPPFLCGRDGQDTAEAAYYLGANRNKRSVTCDIAHPEGQALIRELVGHAHVFVENYKVGDMARYGLDFESLKAINPRLVYCSITGFGQTGPYKERAGYDYAIQGMGGLMSITGERDDLPGGGPQKVGVAVADLFTGLYATVAIQAALRHAERTGEGQHIDMALLDTQVAMLANLGANYLVRGKADGKVPGRAGNAHANIVPYQVFEVAPDANGQPQHLILAVGNDGQFAKFCGVAGRPELATDERFSRNQNRVRHRDTLVPVLEVIMKSRGKADWLAALEAAKVPCGAINNLAEVFADPHVQHRQMVHTWSHPLADAVELVASPMKLSVTPVRQDLPPPLLGEHNAQVLTDWLGADAVRLSELRRRGIV
- a CDS encoding HPr family phosphocarrier protein, producing the protein MIKNNITISNRLGLHARASAKLTKIAGSHQCEVWMTRGDRRINAKSIMGVMMLAAGVGSEVEIETDGVDEQACMDGLLALINDKFGEGE
- a CDS encoding MFS transporter; the encoded protein is MAATEQLGPRAAVTVFLTFAFAYFFSTLVRAITATLSPTLSAELSLSASELGLLAGGYFFGFALTQLPLGRWLDRYGPRRISVAFLSVAVLGCVAFALATSFTGLLAARVLTGMGVSACLMAPLTGYRRWLTPAALLRANSWMLMTGSLGMVAATLPVQWLMPLLGWRGLFWVLAALLVVCMGLLAWRVPAWRHPDPAAAGAAFPVGYRQILVHPYFRQMVPIAFINYGGLAAVQTLWAGPWMVRVTGLSAQASAQGLFAINLCMLCAFWTWGLINPGLVRRGLAPERLIAWGLPISMLVLAGIVWMGPAAGWTMWALFCVSGTFVSLCQPAVAQALPAQAAGRALSAFNLVIFAGIFTVQWGLGLAVDALGALGWDTVASFRGAFAVFGLCCLLAYGVFLRGYVSQLQRRRG